One region of Hymenobacter sediminicola genomic DNA includes:
- a CDS encoding M12 family metallo-peptidase yields MKKASLAVTRLLLIWLAVLAGTTQSSTAQQAPPRRVSVNVEQLRQQLTATPSTSARLGSVAAYRVILPTLQGSRAFVLTETHVLPAADAAARRRLRTYVGYEENTPGHRVSLVLTPRSLTAQLLAGSESASLRPAADGTGYELQQTPPTGGPCGTLSPAGDVLRPENFSSMPAPFSFGTQLRRLRYAILVTQEYYAANGNSDAAVEQAVVAAMNQMSGLYLQELSVSYELVKPNGGTYYFSAMTTATLSSGAAAAAGRLREQNLGEVGGFINARFTPSDFDLGHCFHNNGGGVAYVGIICNSTYKAQAWSGVTTSGFQQVLAHEMGHQHGAAHTFTGPCGSQTAGSNLEPGGGATIMAYTDVCGTQTLQNVVGTEADHFNTRSLDQMRTNLRNAACPTVTTNANQPPTVNAGADYVIPRNTPFTLTATGADPDGETLTYTWNQFDYTPNTQALGTIAGINGLAAIDDPEAPLFRPRPPRTTPSRTFPDLRYVLANSNQPANRIGEALPNVARDLHFVVTARDQRAAGGTFSTDNVTLTVAPTSGPFALTTQNTASLWIGGQQATVTWSVNGTDQAPIGVSQVRISLSTDGGQTFGVLAAAAPNTGSATVTVPNVTTSQARIRVEAVGNIFFDINDADFPIAPCTPIASQTLPATPVTAAAGNAALNLTQQGYSLTEYAGINQLTGTITATDPATNLTDYNGSSCTRYSNVTYYDAHVFVPSATASYTIATPIGFSSMVLRVYDGSFNPDDPCANLLADNYTGSTARSVTVSLTAGQSYTLVVSNFGGTPAAGSSYSVSFATSPAGGTAYAPLQSLGYDYQYVVVNTTTNQVAQVAPTADLRTLPAGTYDVYGFLFQRDYAVSGLQNGTLGGLQAALASIAPCGRLSTNARRVTITGTSPLPVVLTTFTGREAGIANELQWHTASEQHVAYFEVQRSSDERNFKNLGRVAATNSASAHKYTFTDAMPPEGMAYYRLLIQDTDGQAAYSGVVTLQRSGQNQPALRLAAYPNPVPAGGTLRVQVQAREAQTVELTVADALGRTVVRRGVAVPAGTSLLALPEAQQWHGLYLLTVQGATGQHQQQKVVLE; encoded by the coding sequence CGGGCCACCGGGTGTCGCTGGTCCTGACGCCCCGCAGCCTAACGGCCCAGCTGCTGGCCGGGTCGGAGTCGGCAAGCCTGCGGCCGGCAGCCGATGGCACCGGCTACGAGTTGCAGCAAACGCCGCCAACTGGTGGGCCTTGCGGTACGCTGAGTCCGGCCGGCGACGTGCTGCGCCCCGAAAACTTTTCGTCGATGCCGGCCCCGTTCAGTTTCGGGACACAGCTGCGGCGGCTCCGTTACGCCATTCTGGTAACGCAGGAATACTACGCCGCCAATGGCAACTCAGATGCTGCTGTGGAGCAGGCTGTGGTAGCCGCCATGAACCAGATGTCGGGGCTGTATCTGCAGGAACTGTCGGTGAGCTATGAACTGGTAAAGCCCAACGGCGGCACCTACTACTTCTCGGCTATGACCACGGCCACCCTCTCCAGCGGTGCTGCGGCTGCGGCTGGGCGCCTGCGGGAGCAAAACCTGGGCGAAGTGGGAGGCTTTATCAATGCGCGTTTCACGCCCAGCGACTTTGATTTGGGCCATTGTTTCCATAACAACGGCGGTGGTGTCGCCTACGTGGGCATCATCTGCAACAGCACCTATAAGGCCCAGGCGTGGTCGGGGGTGACTACTAGCGGCTTCCAGCAGGTGTTGGCGCATGAAATGGGGCATCAGCATGGGGCGGCGCACACCTTCACGGGGCCTTGCGGTAGCCAGACGGCCGGTAGCAACTTAGAGCCCGGTGGCGGCGCCACCATCATGGCCTACACCGATGTATGCGGCACCCAAACCCTGCAGAATGTGGTAGGCACCGAAGCTGACCATTTCAATACCCGGTCTTTGGACCAGATGCGCACCAACCTGCGCAATGCTGCCTGCCCAACCGTTACAACCAACGCCAACCAGCCTCCGACTGTGAATGCCGGCGCCGACTATGTGATTCCGCGCAATACACCCTTCACGCTCACGGCTACCGGCGCCGACCCCGACGGTGAAACGCTGACCTACACCTGGAATCAGTTCGACTACACGCCCAACACGCAGGCTCTGGGCACTATTGCGGGCATCAACGGGCTAGCTGCCATTGACGACCCCGAGGCGCCTCTGTTCCGGCCTCGGCCACCCCGTACCACGCCTTCCCGCACCTTTCCCGACCTGCGCTACGTGCTAGCCAACAGCAACCAGCCCGCCAATCGCATCGGCGAAGCATTGCCCAACGTAGCCCGCGACCTGCATTTCGTGGTGACAGCCCGCGACCAGCGCGCCGCCGGTGGCACCTTCTCCACCGACAACGTGACGCTGACTGTAGCGCCTACTTCCGGACCGTTTGCCCTCACTACCCAAAACACGGCTTCCCTTTGGATTGGTGGGCAGCAGGCTACGGTTACGTGGTCGGTGAACGGTACCGACCAAGCTCCTATCGGTGTGAGTCAGGTGCGAATCAGCCTTTCTACGGATGGCGGGCAGACGTTTGGTGTACTGGCCGCAGCGGCGCCCAACACCGGCTCGGCGACTGTAACCGTTCCGAACGTGACGACCAGCCAGGCCCGCATCCGGGTAGAGGCGGTGGGCAATATCTTCTTCGATATCAACGACGCTGACTTCCCCATTGCGCCCTGCACACCTATTGCATCTCAGACGCTTCCGGCAACTCCCGTCACTGCAGCAGCTGGTAATGCGGCCCTCAACCTGACCCAGCAGGGCTACAGCTTGACCGAATATGCGGGGATAAATCAGCTAACGGGCACCATCACCGCTACCGACCCGGCCACCAACCTGACAGACTATAACGGCAGCAGCTGCACACGCTACAGCAACGTGACCTACTACGATGCGCACGTGTTTGTGCCATCGGCTACGGCTTCCTATACCATAGCTACACCCATTGGCTTTTCAAGCATGGTATTACGAGTGTATGACGGCAGTTTCAATCCCGACGACCCTTGTGCCAACCTGCTGGCCGATAACTACACCGGTTCCACGGCCCGTAGCGTTACTGTTTCGCTAACTGCCGGCCAGTCCTACACGTTAGTGGTGTCCAATTTTGGTGGAACACCCGCTGCTGGCAGCAGCTACAGCGTAAGTTTTGCTACCTCCCCTGCCGGAGGCACGGCTTATGCGCCTCTCCAAAGCCTCGGCTATGACTACCAGTATGTGGTGGTGAATACCACGACCAATCAAGTTGCACAGGTAGCGCCCACCGCCGATTTGCGTACGCTGCCCGCCGGCACCTATGACGTGTATGGCTTCCTTTTCCAGCGCGACTATGCCGTGAGTGGCCTGCAGAATGGCACGCTTGGCGGGCTGCAGGCAGCCCTGGCCAGCATAGCACCCTGTGGCCGGCTCAGCACCAACGCCCGGCGCGTAACTATCACCGGCACATCGCCTCTTCCAGTGGTGCTCACCACTTTCACGGGCCGGGAGGCGGGCATAGCCAACGAACTGCAGTGGCACACGGCTTCGGAGCAGCATGTGGCTTACTTTGAGGTGCAGCGCAGTTCCGATGAGCGGAATTTCAAAAACCTGGGCCGGGTAGCCGCCACCAACAGTGCAAGTGCGCACAAGTACACCTTCACGGATGCTATGCCACCTGAGGGCATGGCCTACTACCGCTTGCTTATTCAGGATACCGATGGGCAGGCGGCTTATTCAGGCGTAGTAACGCTACAACGCAGCGGCCAGAACCAGCCGGCGCTTCGCCTGGCTGCCTATCCCAATCCGGTTCCGGCGGGCGGCACGCTTCGGGTGCAGGTGCAAGCCCGGGAAGCGCAGACAGTAGAACTGACTGTAGCCGACGCGCTGGGCCGAACGGTAGTGCGGCGCGGCGTGGCGGTACCGGCCGGCACCTCCCTGCTGGCCCTGCCCGAGGCTCAGCAGTGGCACGGCCTGTATCTGCTGACAGTGCAAGGCGCTACCGGACAACACCAGCAACAGAAAGTAGTACTGGAGTAG